From one Gossypium hirsutum isolate 1008001.06 chromosome D08, Gossypium_hirsutum_v2.1, whole genome shotgun sequence genomic stretch:
- the LOC107937438 gene encoding LOW QUALITY PROTEIN: eukaryotic translation initiation factor 4G (The sequence of the model RefSeq protein was modified relative to this genomic sequence to represent the inferred CDS: inserted 2 bases in 2 codons) — protein MSFKQSRSDKSEQQQYRKLGRSASSNQQQRTSSGVYGEGAGGGPAPSSSLSSSSSSSRSFKKSNNAQGGQPRVNTPAVNSTESSNASAARNIQTGARVQPQLQGASNMPVASGVAKPVGSPANQRSTQAVPKAPTSQSATLSSDSSFSTHPTKGDASLAFSLQFGSISPGSMNGMQIPAQTSSAPPNLDEQKHDQACHGSSVKSVSNCPLXVPRQQLPRKDSVATGQSNSGEAHPMPMVKKDVQASXRTPVNQTQKSSHLNIPMASMQMPFHHQPQVPMQFGVTNPHIQSQSPSVSATSIQMPVHMPIPMENDPQVMQQQLLVPGLSPHPLPLQGMMHQGQGLSYTPPLGGQLAPQLGNLGMGIAPQYPQQQGGKFSVPRKTTVKITHPLTREELRLNKRTDTYLDSGSSGPRSHPIAPSQSQPVPSFAPHSINYYSNPYNTNSIFYPPPNTLQLSSSQIAVAPNAQGLRFNYPVGQSHQNISYMNSAAGHGSLLANKSVNLKHGTLESPSVELACDVHDVASSASSGITQVTVKPAIVSAGEKVTDSSLSINLPPVEKVGSLKPSVPSSDGSLSQAQRDLDTCQESSVQQPKCESESLASNSLPATAKRVQATNLDEFVSSAPAAMSEESFRVVVSNDSGRDSLTYSNSVKDYQKKPGKEGHIQPPNQSMSTSYLASHTAEHSISSDSAVSDTIRAKTALTSSSAAYVLPQPTKKLTSINGSSTSSIDTRTDRKREGLTSDSSEVSGTGSNVDCLDMVQHANIDGSSKLDEQLKPEINRIKDPLKSMELESDQNSALKASSTSDIVPTFVTARPMLDEDVGDSIENKRVSDSMDFSSSKVSESTDLESSHVVITFGSNASAKAIDSNEVTVTKSGASDQQSTLVTTTDLFDSSSKYEGGGVPVPSSKDKPAPDLSRTKSTSARGRKKGQEFLEKADAAGTTSDRYIAFKSPEEKKETVVPSASAESNCTGVDLKLVSHESPQVDSTGSEELAQDKAQLDDWEDVADSCAPKLETSNNGEKAHEGLINIEKDGSGNISKKYSRDFLLKFAEQCTDLPQGFEIASDIAEPLMTPNVNGSHLVDRDSYPSPGRKMDRQSSGSRLDRRGSGMVDNERWVKLPGSFRPGRDMRLDPSHGAAASFQPVQGGNFGIVRHPRAQTSLPFVGGILAGPMHPMGLQGGMPRNSPDTDRWQPVANYSQKGLISSPQTPLQTMHRAARKYEMGKVTDEETLKHRQLKAILNKLTPQNFEKLFEQVKAVNIDNAVTLKGVISQIFDKALMEPTFCEMYANFCYHLAGELPDFSEGSEKITFKRLLLNKCQEEFERGEREQEEANKVEEVGEAKRSEEEREEKRIKARRRMLGNIRLIGEVYKKKMLTERIMHECIKKLLGENENPDEEDIEALCKLMSTIGEMIDHPKAKVYMDAYFERMAKLSNNVKLSSRVRFMLKDAIDLRKNKWQQRRKVDGPKKIEEVHRDAAQERQAQASRLAHGPGINPAARRAPSDFGPRASVLSSPGPQVGSFRGSPTQLRGFGAQDARMDDRLRIETRNLLVPLPQRPVGDDAIALGPQGGLARGMGFRGPPAMPSTPLADVSPISGDSRRLAAGSNGFSSLPERATYGSREEFMPRDMRERFAAPAAYDQLSSREPGMNFSNRDLRNPNRPLAASPARGQTSGFTQNTPPERGWSEERLQEMSMATIREFYSARDEKEVALCIKDLNSQNFHPTMIALWVTDSFERKDMERHLLAKLLVNLARSHDGVLSQDQLVKGFESVLSTLEDVVNDAPKAAEFLGHIFAKIIVENVVTLNEIGRLIYDGGEEPGRLLETGLAADVLGSTLGVINTEKGETVLNEIRASSRLRLEDFRPPHSNKSSILEKFI, from the exons ATGTCCTTCAAGCAATCAAGGTCAGATAAAAGTGAGCAACAACAGTACAGAAAATTAGGGCGATCCGCCAGCTCTAATCAGCAGCAGCGGACCTCCTCAGGCGTTTACGGTGAGGGTGCTGGCGGTGGTCCCGCCCCTTCATCGTCTCTTTCTTCGTCTTCATCGTCCAGTCGAAG TTTTAAGAAGTCTAACAATGCACAAGGAGGGCAACCTAGGGTAAATACTCCGGCTGTAAATTCTACTGAGTCTAGTAATGCTTCTGCTGCTCGTAATATACAAACTGGTGCACGTGTACAGCCCCAATTGCAAG GAGCATCCAATATGCCGGTTGCAAGTGGTGTTGCCAAGCCGGTTGGATCACCTGCCAATCAGAGAAGCACCCAAGCTGTTCCGAAGGCTCCAACTTCTCAATCTGCCACCTTGAGTTCTGACAGTAGTTTTTCCACACACCCCACGAAGG GAGATGCATCCCTAGCATTCTCTTTACAGTTTGGGTCCATAAGTCCTGGTTCAATGAATGGAATGCAG ATTCCAGCACAAACTAGCTCAGCACCCCCAAATTTGGATGAGCAGAAACACGATCAG GCATGCCATGGTTCTTCTGTTAAATCTGTGTCAAATTGCCCAC CTGTTCCTAGGCAGCAGCTACCGAGAAAAGATTCAGTTGCAACTGGCCAATCTAATTCTGGGGAGGCTCACCCCATGCCCATGGTCAAAAAAGATGTACAAGCCT GCAGGACCCCTGTGAACCAGACACAGAAGTCATCTCATCTTAATATTCCCATGGCCTCAATGCAAATGCCATTTCATCACCAACCTCAGGTTCCCATGCAATTTGGTGTGACTAATCCACATATTCAGTCTCAGTCTCCGAGTGTAAGTGCTACTTCAATCCAGATGCCAGTGCATATGCCAATACCAATGGAAAATGACCCTCAGGTGATGCAGCAGCAACTTTTAGTCCCAGGTCTTTCACCTCACCCATTGCCACTTCAGGGAATGATGCATCAGGGTCAGGGCTTGAGTTACACACCACCTTTGGGTGGTCAGCTTGCACCCCAATTGGGCAACTTGGGAATGGGCATTGCCCCTCAGTATCCTCAACAGCAAGGAGGGAAGTTCAGTGTTCCTCGAAAAACTACTGTCAAGATTACACACCCTTTGACTCGCGAAGAATTAAGGCTTAATAAACGAACAGATACATATTTAGACAGTGGGTCATCAGGTCCAAGGTCTCATCCTATTGCGCCTTCTCAATCCCAACCAGTTCCATCATTTGCTCCTCATTCAATCAACTATTATTCCAATCCCTACAATACCAATTCTATCTTTTATCCACCTCCAAATACTCTGCAATTGTCTAGTAGCCAGATAGCAGTAGCACCAAATGCCCAAGGGCTGAGATTTAATTATCCTGTTGGCCAGAGTCATCAAAACATTTCTTATATGAACTCAGCAGCTGGCCATGGTTCACTTCTAGCTAATAAATCCGTAAATCTTAAACATGGTACTTTAGAATCACCAAGTGTGGAACTGGCATGTGATGTTCACGATGTAGCATCCTCTGCTTCATCTGGCATAACACAGGTTACAGTCAAGCCAGCAATTGTTTCTGCTGGAGAAAAGGTGACAGATTCGTCTTTATCAATTAATTTGCCCCCTGTTGAAAAGGTTGGATCACTAAAACCTTCAGTACCATCTAGTGACGGTAGCTTATCTCAGGCTCAAAGAGATTTGGATACTTGTCAAGAGAGCTCTGTGCAGCAGCCAAAATGTGaaagtgaatcattagcatccAATTCATTGCCAGCTACAGCAAAAAGAGTTCAAGCAACTAACTTGGATGAGTTCGTATCTTCTGCTCCAGCTGCTATGTCTGAGGAGTCATTTCGGGTTGTTGTCAGTAATGACAGCGGGAGGGACAGTTTGACCTACTCTAACTCTGTAAAAGATTATCAGAAGAAGCCGGGTAAGGAAGGACATATTCAGCCACCAAATCAG TCCATGTCAACATCCTACTTGGCTTCCCACACTGCAGAACACAGTATTTCCTCAGACAGTGCAGTCTCTGACACTATAAGGGCCAAAACAGCTTTAACATCATCATCAGCTGCTTATGTTTTGCCACAACCTACCAAGAAGTTAACATCAATTAATGGTTCTTCAACTTCTTCTATAGATACGAGGACAGACAGGAAGAGAGAAGGCTTAACCTCTGATTCATCTGAAGTTTCTGGTACTGGCAGTAATGTTGATTGCTTGGACATGGTTCAGCATGCTAATATAGATGGTTCTTCCAAGCTTGATGAGCAACTGAAACCTGAAATTAATAGAATTAAGGATCCCTTGAAATCTATGGAGCTTGAATCCGATCAGAATTCTGCTTTGAAGGCATCATCTACCAGTGATATTGTTCCTACCTTTGTAACTGCACGTCCAATGCTTGATGAAGACGTTGGGGATAGCATTGAAAATAAGAGAGTCTCTGATAGTATGGATTTTTCTTCCTCTAAAGTATCCGAATCTACAGATCTTGAAAGTTCACATGTTGTAATCACCTTTGGTTCCAATGCATCTGCAAAAGCCATCGATAGCAATGAGGTCACTGTTACTAAATCTGGTGCATCTGACCAGCAGTCTACTCTGGTCACAACTACCGATCTCTTCGATTCATCATCAAAATATGAAGGAGGTGGTGTTCCTGTACCTAGTTCAAAGGACAAACCTGCACCGGATCTCAGTAGGACAAAGAGTACTTCAGCTAGAGGGAGGAAAAAAGGACAAGAATTTCTTGAGAAAGCTGATGCTGCCGGGACAACTTCTGATCGCTACATAGCTTTTAAAAGTCCCGAGGAAAAGAAAGAGACAGTCGTACCTTCAGCAAGTGCAGAGAGCAATTGCACTGGGGTTGATTTGAAGCTGGTATCTCATGAGTCCCCTCAGGTGGATTCTACGGGAAGTGAGGAACTTGCACAGGATAAGGCTCAACTTGATGATTGGGAAGATGTTGCTGACAGCTGTGCACCAAAATTAGAAACTTCAAATAATGGCGAGAAGGCTCATGAAGGGTTAATAAATATCGAGAAAGATGGAAGTGGGAATATATCAAAGAAGTATTCCCGAGATTTCCTTCTTAAGTTTGCCGAGCAGTGTACTGATCTTCCACAAGGTTTTGAGATTGCTTCAGATATTGCAGAGCCCTTGATGACTCCCAATGTCAATGGCTCGCACCTTGTTGATCGTGATTCATATCCTAGTCCTGGAAGAAAAATGGATAGGCAGTCTAGTGGATCTCGATTAGATCGACGTGGTAGTGGAATGGTGGATAACGAGAGATGGGTGAAACTACCTGGTTCTTTTAGGCCAGGAAGGGATATGCGTCTTGATCCTAGTCATGGTGCTGCTGCAAGTTTTCAACCTGTCCAGGGAGGTAACTTTGGCATTGTAAGGCACCCACGAGCTCAAACATCGCTGCCATTTGTTGGAGGGATCCTTGCTGGACCAATGCACCCTATGGGTCTGCAAGGAGGGATGCCAAGAAATAGTCCTGATACTGACAGGTGGCAACCTGTTGCTAACTATTCGCAGAAGGGGTTGATTTCTTCACCACAAACACCATTACAGACGATGCACAGAGCTGCAAGAAAGTATGAAATGGGTAAAGTGACTGATGAGGAAACCTTAAAGCACAGGCAACTAAAAGCCATTTTGAACAAACTAACTCCCCAAAACTTTGAGAAACTCTTTGAGCAAGTAAAAGCAGTGAACATTGACAATGCAGTTACGCTCAAAGGTGTCATCTCACAAATCTTTGACAAAGCTTTGATGGAGCCTACTTTCTGTGAAATGTATGCGAACTTCTGTTATCATCTGGCAGGAGAGTTGCCTGATTTTAGTGAAGGCAGTGAAAAGATTACTTTCAAGAGATTGCTGCTGAACAAGTGCCAGGAGGAATTTGAAAGAGGGGAGAGAGAGCAAGAAGAAGCAAATAAAGTTGAGGAAGTGGGTGAGGCTAAACGGTCTGAGGAggaaagagaggagaagagaatcAAGGCACGGAGACGAATGTTGGGTAACATTAGACTTATTGGAGAGGTGTACAAGAAGAAAATGTTAACTGAGAGAAtcatgcatgaatgcatcaagaaATTACTTGGTGAAAATGAGAATCCTGATGAAGAAGATATTGAGGCTTTGTGCAAATTAATGAGTACGATTGGGGAAATGATAGACCATCCCAAAGCAAAGGTGTATATGGATGCCTATTTTGAGAGGATGGCTAAGTTGTCAAACAATGTGAAATTATCTTCTAGGGTTAGGTTCATGTTGAAAGATGCTATTGATCTGAGAAAGAATAAGTGGCAGCAGAGGAGGAAAGTTGACGGGCCTAAAAAGATTGAAGAAGTGCACAGAGATGCCGCTCAAGAGCGACAAGCACAAGCCAGTAGGCTTGCTCATGGTCCGGGCATCAATCCTGCTGCAAGAAGGGCACCCTCGGATTTTGGCCCACGAGCATCTGTGTTATCTTCTCCTGGTCCTCAGGTAGGTAGTTTCCGTGGGTCACCCACTCAGCTCCGTGGTTTTGGGGCTCAGGATGCTCGCATGGATGACAGGCTGCGTATTGAGACTAGGAATTTGTTAGTTCCCTTGCCTCAAAGACCAGTCGGTGATGATGCTATTGCTTTGGGCCCTCAGGGTGGCCTAGCTAGAGGGATGGGTTTTAGAGGACCGCCAGCAATGCCAAGTACTCCCTTAGCTGATGTTTCTCCTATTTCTGGAGATTCTAGAAGATTGGCTGCTGGTTCGAATGGTTTTAGTTCTCTACCAGAGCGGGCTACTTATGGTTCTAGAGAGGAATTCATGCCAAGAGATATGAGAGAGAGATTTGCAGCGCCTGCTGCTTATGACCAGTTGAGTTCCCGGGAACCTGGCATGAATTTCAGTAATAGGGATTTGAGGAACCCAAATAGACCTCTTGCAGCATCTCCTGCACGAGGCCAAACATCAGGCTTCACTCAAAATACTCCTCCAGAAAGGGGCTGGTCTGAGGAGCGGCTGCAGGAAATGTCTATGGCCACTATTAGAGAATTTTACAG TGCTAGAGATGAGAAAGAAGTTGCTTTGTGCATCAAAGATTTGAACTCTCAGAACTTCCATCCGACAATGATTGCACTTTGGGTAACAGACTCTTTCGAGAGAAAAGATATGGAACGACATCTTTTGGCAAAGCTACTTGTCAATCTGGCAAGGTCCCATGATGGTGTGTTGAGCCAAGATCAACTTGTTAAAGG GTTTGAATCTGTTCTCAGCACATTGGAGGATGTAGTGAATGATGCTCCGAAAGCTGCTGAATTTCTTGGTCATATCTTTGCCAAAATCATAGTAGAAAATGTGGTTACCCTGAATGAGATTGGACGTTTAATATATGATGGGGGAGAGGAGCCAGGGCGTCTACTAGAAACAGGGCTGGCTGCTGATGTTCTTGGAAGCACCTTGGGGGTAATTAACACAGAGAAAGGAGAAACTGTCTTGAATGAAATTCGAGCAAGTTCGAGACTGCGATTGGAGGACTTTCGACCTCCACATTCTAACAAATCAAGTattttagaaaagtttatttAA
- the LOC107937425 gene encoding WUSCHEL-related homeobox 8 — protein sequence MDWENQEMQHHQQGEDYLQYQIQNGVCGKVMTDEQVEELRKQIVAYSAISEQLAELHKSMSTHHNFTGIRVGNLYCDPISASVGHKITARQRWTPTALQLQILENIYEQGTGTPSKQKIKEMASELAQHGQISETNVYNWFQNRRARSKRKLQSSTDSVNAETDMSTKEKRTKPVDPDFITNISQGVESFYFQASISRGYDSYNNLAEQFELLG from the exons ATGGACTGGGAGAATCAAGAAATGCAACACCACCAACAAGGAGAAGACTATTTGCAGTATCAAATTCAAAATGGGGTTTGTGGGAAAGTGATGACCGATGAACAGGTAGAGGAACTGAGGAAACAGATCGTTGCCTATTCCGCCATTTCTGAGCAGCTTGCTGAGTTGCACAAATCCATGTCTACCCACCACAATTTTactg GTATAAGGGTGGGAAATCTATACTGTGATCCAATATCAGCCTCTGTTGGGCACAAGATCACTGCTAGACAGCGATGGACTCCAACCGCATTGCAGCTTCAAATTCTTGAGAATATATATGAGCAAGGAACTGGAACACCAAGCAAGCAAAAAATCAAAGAGATGGCATCTGAACTAGCACAACATGGTCAAATCTCTGAAACAAATGTATATAACTGGTTTCAGAATAGGCGAGCTCGATCAAAAAGAAAGCTTCAATCCTCTACAGATTCAGTTAATGCAGAAACAGATATGAGCACAAAAGAGAAAAGGACTAAACCAGTAGATCCGGACTTCATTACCAACATTTCACAAGGAGTTGAAAGCTTCTATTTCCAAGCTTCTATTTCACGAGGCTATGATTCTTACAATAATCTAGCTGAACAATTTGAGTTACTAGGATGA